The following are from one region of the Silurus meridionalis isolate SWU-2019-XX chromosome 25, ASM1480568v1, whole genome shotgun sequence genome:
- the p2rx5 gene encoding P2X purinoceptor 5 has protein sequence MASVCGQLVNSIFDYKTEKFFIAKNKKIGLLFRIFQLAVIVYLIGWVFVWKKGYQETEKNIHSSVFTKLKGVALINTTDRGLHVWGAEDYVIPSQGGNVFFIVTNYLETPNQTLSLCAESSKVPDGICFHDNDCTEEVVVIAGHGLKTGRCINETGTCEIYGWCPIESSHTPAVPLLGQAENFTIYIRNFIGFPKFEFSKSNVLPSTKHSYLKSCYYDEVHHPYCPIFRVGDLVSWTGHSFQEMAIKGGSVAVGIDWTCDLDKDYSKCIPKYSFTRLDKSEGSSISGYNFRFARYYKDATGKTYRSLLKVFGIRFDIMVNGQAGKFSIVPTVVNIGSGVALMGIGVFCCDMILVYMMNGSSFYRQRKFETVAKKPERRSKGTNHTRRHRHGHDRHKKEDHPDVENQLLESSPSRSPRRHKHRSHELKEVKEATSRSHRSPERKATGQASSSKMASSPKK, from the exons ATGGCAAGCGTGTGCGGCCAACTCGTCAACTCGATTTTCGACTACAAGACGGAGAAGTTCTTCATTGCGAAGAACAAGAAGATCGGATTGCTGTTCAGGATCTTTCAACTCGCTGTGATCGTATACCTTATCGG TTGGGTCTTCGTATGGAAGAAAGGCTACCAAGAGACAGAGAAGAACATTCATAGCTCAGTGTTCACAAAGCTTAAAGGTGTTGCTCTCATTAACACCACAGATCGTGGTCTTCATGTATGGGGTGCCGAAGATTATGTCATACCCTCTCAG gGGGGAAATGTCTTCTTCATTGTGACAAATTATCTGGAGACTCCAAACCAAACGCTGAGCTTGTGTGCTGAG AGTTCCAAGGTCCCCGACGGTATCTGTTTCCATGATAATGACTGCACAGAGGAAGTTGTTGTTATAGCAGGTCATG GGTTGAAGACGGGGcgttgtataaatgagacagGCACGTGTGAAATTTATGGCTGGTGTCCGATTGAGAGCAGTCACACCCCAGC GGTGCCATTGCTGGGACAGGCAGAGAacttcaccatctacatcaGGAACTTCATTGGCTTTCCAAAGTTTGAGTTCTCCAA ATCCAATGTTCTCCCATCGACCAAACACTCATATCTCAAGTCCTGCTACTATGACGAAGTCCACCATCCATACTGCCCCATTTTCCGAGTGGGAGATCTGGTCAGCTGGACTGGTCACAGCTTCCAAGAAATGGCTATCAAG GGTGGATCTGTTGCGGTGGGCATTGACTGGACTTGTGATTTGGATAAAGACTACTCTAAATGCATCCCCAAGTACAGCTTTACTCGCCTGGACAAGTCAGAAGGCTCAAGCATCAGTGGATACAACTTCAG ATTTGCTCGCTATTACAAAGATGCAACAGGAAAGACATACCGCTCATTGTTGAAAGTGTTTGGCATTCGTTTCGATATCATGGTCAATGGGCAG GCAGGGAAATTCAGTATTGTCCCTACTGTCGTGAACATTGGGTCTGGAGTTGCTTTAATGGGTATT GGAGTGTTCTGCTGTGACATGATCCTTGTCTACATGATGAATGGGAGCTCATTTTATAGACAAAGAAAGTTCGAGACTGTGGCAAA AAAGCCTGAAAGACGATCCAAAGGGACAAATCACACTAGGCGACATAGGCACGGCCATGACAGGCACAAGAAAGAAGACCATCCGGATGTGGAGAACCAACTGCTGGAGTCCTCTCCGTCTCGCAGTCCTAGAAGACACAAGCATCGCAGTCACGAACTAAAGGAGGTTAAAGAGGCAACATCCAGATCGCACCGCAGTCCTGAAAGAAAAGCCACGGGTCAGGCTTCATCTTCCAAGATGGCAAGcagtccaaaaaaataa
- the shpk gene encoding sedoheptulokinase isoform X1 yields MDALSGSSDKYVLGIDLGTTSIKVVLFDTRTKTVTDSCSLQTNSDVIDEHVKEQDPVQIIATLDQCMCALPKEKLYDVICIGVSGQMHGVLFWKSNPGCEWYSSQFSHRFRPHDVSHLITWQDGRCTCDFLSSLPKPESHLNVATGFGCASIFWYTKNSPEFLSKFSVSGTIQDYVVSMLCGLEVCLMSGQNAASWGYFNTTTNQWNTEILKDAGFPVHLLPLLVDSGSIAGQTCSEWHGIPANTPVGAALGDFQCSVYSCMMDKKDAVLNMSTSAQLTFSMPADFTPARVPDALSPIAYFPYFHNTYLAVAATLNGGNVLATFVGMLTSWMKEFGMEVGDSEVYSKLIERALTQRSTDLRVTPTLLGERHDPSSLALVSHITPTNLSLAHVTRAVCAGIVANLAGMMPPHVLLAAGVKRIMGSGSALSRNEALRQEIEQAFPFPVVYGKDVDSAVGVAMVFNDKLLGNY; encoded by the exons atggaTGCACTTTCTGGCTCATCAGATAAGTATGTTTTGGGCATTGATTTGGGAACTACCTCGATCAAAGTTGTGTTGTTTGACACTCGAACCAAGACCGTGACAGATAGCTGCAGCTTGCAGACCAACTCTGACGTAATCGACGAGCAC GTCAAGGAGCAGGACCCTGTGCAGATCATTGCTACTCTTGACCAGTGCATGTGTGCTCTCCCCAAGGAAAAGCTGTATGACGTCATATGCATTGGGGTGTCAGGACAGATGCATGGGGTTTTGTTTTGGAAATCTAACCCAG GTTGTGAGTGGTACAGTAGTCAATTCAGTCACAGATTCAGACCACATGATGTTAGTCACCTGATCACATGGCAGGATGGCCGCTGCACTTGTGATTTCCTGTCTTCGCTACCTAAACCTGAGTCACACCTAAATGTGGCTACTGGTTTTGGCTGCGCCTCTATTTTCTGGTACACCAAGAACAG CCCTGAATTTCTTTCCAAGTTTAGTGTCTCAGGAACCATCCAGGACTATGTGGTGTCCATGCTGTGTGGTTTGGAGGTCTGTCTTATGAGCGGGCAGAATGCTGCTAGCTGGGGCTActtcaacaccaccaccaaccagTGGAATACAGAGAT TCTGAAAGATGCAGGCTTCCCTGTGCACTTACTACCCCTGCTGGTGGATTCGGGGTCAATAGCTGGTCAGACCTGCTCTGAATGGCACGGGATTCCTGCTAACACACCTGTAGGAGCAGCTCTGGGAGACTTTCAGTGCAGCGTTTACTCTTGTATGATGGATAAGAAAGATGCAG TACTAAACATGAGCACCTCGGCACAGTTGACATTCTCCATGCCTGCTGATTTCACGCCTGCAAGGGTACCAGATGCCCTCTCCCCTATCGCCTACTTCCCGTATTTCCACAACACCTACCTGGCTGTTGCAGCCACGCTCAATGGAGGCAACGTTCTGGCAACATTTGTAGGAATGTTGACCTCTTGGATGAAGGAATTCG GAATGGAAGTTGGTGACTCGGAAGTTTACTCCAAGCTGATCGAGCGTGCCCTAACTCAAAGAAGCACTGACCTCCGTGTGACCCCGACCTTGCTAGGAGAACGGCATGACCCTAGCAGTCTAGCTTTAGTGTCACACATCACCCCAACAAACCTTTCACTGGCTCACGTCACCCGTGCCGTTTGCGCAGGGATCGTGGCTAACCTCGCCGGCATGATGCCCCCTCATGTGCTGTTGGCTGCAGGAGTGAAACGGATTATGGGGAGCGGAAGCGCACTGTCTCGGAATGAAGCTCTGAGACAGGAAATAGAGCAAGCATTCCCATTCCCTGTGGTCTACGGGAAAGACGTGGACTCAGCAGTCGGAGTGGCAATGGTTTTTAATGATAAGCTGTTAGGAAATTACTGA
- the emc6 gene encoding ER membrane protein complex subunit 6: MAAIAAKREGPQFISEVAVRGNAGVLEYCRTSVSALSGATAGILGLTGLYGFIFYFLASFLLSVLLILKAGRRWNKCFKSRRLLFTGGLVGGLFTYVLFWTFLYGMVHVY; the protein is encoded by the coding sequence ATGGCGGCGATCGCAGCCAAACGCGAAGGCCCGCAGTTCATCAGCGAGGTTGCGGTGAGGGGCAACGCCGGGGTGCTTGAATACTGCCGCACCTCCGTTTCAGCTCTGTCCGGTGCCACAGCGGGCATCCTGGGTCTCACGGGCTTATACGGGTTCATCTTCTACTTTCTGGCGTCCTTCCTGCTCTCGGTGCTGCTTATCCTAAAAGCCGGTCGACGGTGGAACAAGTGCTTCAAGTCCAGACGCCTGCTTTTCACCGGAGGCCTCGTGGGCGGATTGTTCACCTACGTGCTCTTCTGGACTTTCCTTTACGGAATGGTGCACGTGTACTAA
- the shpk gene encoding sedoheptulokinase isoform X2: MHFLAHQISCEWYSSQFSHRFRPHDVSHLITWQDGRCTCDFLSSLPKPESHLNVATGFGCASIFWYTKNSPEFLSKFSVSGTIQDYVVSMLCGLEVCLMSGQNAASWGYFNTTTNQWNTEILKDAGFPVHLLPLLVDSGSIAGQTCSEWHGIPANTPVGAALGDFQCSVYSCMMDKKDAVLNMSTSAQLTFSMPADFTPARVPDALSPIAYFPYFHNTYLAVAATLNGGNVLATFVGMLTSWMKEFGMEVGDSEVYSKLIERALTQRSTDLRVTPTLLGERHDPSSLALVSHITPTNLSLAHVTRAVCAGIVANLAGMMPPHVLLAAGVKRIMGSGSALSRNEALRQEIEQAFPFPVVYGKDVDSAVGVAMVFNDKLLGNY; the protein is encoded by the exons aTGCACTTTCTGGCTCATCAGATAA GTTGTGAGTGGTACAGTAGTCAATTCAGTCACAGATTCAGACCACATGATGTTAGTCACCTGATCACATGGCAGGATGGCCGCTGCACTTGTGATTTCCTGTCTTCGCTACCTAAACCTGAGTCACACCTAAATGTGGCTACTGGTTTTGGCTGCGCCTCTATTTTCTGGTACACCAAGAACAG CCCTGAATTTCTTTCCAAGTTTAGTGTCTCAGGAACCATCCAGGACTATGTGGTGTCCATGCTGTGTGGTTTGGAGGTCTGTCTTATGAGCGGGCAGAATGCTGCTAGCTGGGGCTActtcaacaccaccaccaaccagTGGAATACAGAGAT TCTGAAAGATGCAGGCTTCCCTGTGCACTTACTACCCCTGCTGGTGGATTCGGGGTCAATAGCTGGTCAGACCTGCTCTGAATGGCACGGGATTCCTGCTAACACACCTGTAGGAGCAGCTCTGGGAGACTTTCAGTGCAGCGTTTACTCTTGTATGATGGATAAGAAAGATGCAG TACTAAACATGAGCACCTCGGCACAGTTGACATTCTCCATGCCTGCTGATTTCACGCCTGCAAGGGTACCAGATGCCCTCTCCCCTATCGCCTACTTCCCGTATTTCCACAACACCTACCTGGCTGTTGCAGCCACGCTCAATGGAGGCAACGTTCTGGCAACATTTGTAGGAATGTTGACCTCTTGGATGAAGGAATTCG GAATGGAAGTTGGTGACTCGGAAGTTTACTCCAAGCTGATCGAGCGTGCCCTAACTCAAAGAAGCACTGACCTCCGTGTGACCCCGACCTTGCTAGGAGAACGGCATGACCCTAGCAGTCTAGCTTTAGTGTCACACATCACCCCAACAAACCTTTCACTGGCTCACGTCACCCGTGCCGTTTGCGCAGGGATCGTGGCTAACCTCGCCGGCATGATGCCCCCTCATGTGCTGTTGGCTGCAGGAGTGAAACGGATTATGGGGAGCGGAAGCGCACTGTCTCGGAATGAAGCTCTGAGACAGGAAATAGAGCAAGCATTCCCATTCCCTGTGGTCTACGGGAAAGACGTGGACTCAGCAGTCGGAGTGGCAATGGTTTTTAATGATAAGCTGTTAGGAAATTACTGA